In a single window of the Pirellulales bacterium genome:
- a CDS encoding AI-2E family transporter, whose translation MTPPKTNPPPSHAPTAVSRIVSLVVLLALIALFGGLFYMVVARFIVPLFLAAMLTVLFRPMHQWIISKCGRYDRIAAGVTTAAILLIVLLPTAGIIYKAASDAVHLVHGPGEFHFNDKFDNFVAMINSQFGLQLDPGAVRHDVTEKINTWLGPIAARAPGFVFDFILGFFVHVLALYYFLADGREFMATLMRLIPLDANYQQRLVGEFEEVSRAVVAAHLLAGLAQSILAGIGFYFCGLGSVFLLMLLTFLGSMIPFVGAASVWISAALWLFFVENRHLAGILLALYGVSIISMVDNVLKPIVLHGRSKLNPLLAVLSVLGGVQALGPIGIFVGPMAVAFLQAGLNMLHGELTAMREVIE comes from the coding sequence ATGACACCCCCCAAGACGAATCCTCCGCCATCGCATGCTCCCACCGCGGTATCGCGGATTGTCTCGCTCGTCGTGCTGCTGGCGCTGATAGCGCTCTTTGGCGGCTTGTTTTACATGGTTGTGGCGAGGTTTATCGTGCCGCTGTTCTTGGCGGCAATGCTCACCGTGCTGTTTCGGCCGATGCATCAGTGGATCATCAGCAAGTGCGGCAGATACGATCGTATCGCCGCCGGCGTTACCACAGCGGCCATTCTATTGATCGTGCTGCTGCCCACAGCCGGCATCATCTACAAAGCCGCGAGTGACGCAGTCCACTTGGTGCATGGTCCGGGAGAATTTCACTTCAACGATAAATTCGACAATTTCGTAGCGATGATCAACAGCCAGTTCGGCTTGCAACTCGACCCAGGAGCCGTGCGGCACGACGTGACCGAAAAAATCAACACTTGGCTGGGGCCGATCGCCGCCCGCGCGCCGGGGTTTGTGTTCGATTTCATTCTCGGATTCTTCGTTCATGTGCTGGCGCTGTACTACTTTTTGGCCGACGGCCGCGAATTCATGGCCACGCTGATGCGACTAATTCCGCTCGATGCAAACTATCAGCAGCGACTGGTAGGCGAGTTTGAAGAAGTCAGTCGCGCGGTCGTGGCAGCCCATTTGCTCGCCGGGTTGGCTCAATCGATCTTGGCCGGTATCGGCTTTTATTTCTGTGGGTTGGGTTCGGTCTTTTTGCTCATGCTGCTGACGTTTCTAGGCTCGATGATTCCATTCGTCGGAGCAGCCTCCGTTTGGATCAGTGCGGCACTGTGGCTGTTTTTCGTGGAAAACAGGCACCTGGCCGGAATTCTGCTCGCGCTCTACGGCGTGAGCATCATTTCGATGGTCGATAATGTCCTCAAACCGATCGTCCTGCACGGCCGCTCGAAATTGAACCCGCTATTGGCTGTGTTGAGTGTACTCGGCGGAGTCCAGGCGCTCGGCCCCATTGGCATCTTCGTCGGGCCGATGGCCGTGGCCTTTTTGCAGGCCGGGTTGAATATGCTGCACGGCGAGCTGACGGCAATGCGCGAGGTAATTGAATGA
- a CDS encoding flippase-like domain-containing protein — MPASIRRNLVWLAKLAILAIVVWGGHRTIAKALADLRHNGWQLQQLQIGWAILSGALYLLSQLPCGWFWRGVLQGLGPRVAAFAALRAYFIGHLGKYVPGKAMVVVLRSGLIRGLSVKPVMAVVAVFYETFTTMACGAVLAAMLLVVMRHESTGLIFASLGLAAIVGLPTLPPAFSRLLRLTRIARTEPDLTAEPIRLSAKLLLRGWATIGVGWFFGGASLWAALRAIGVANAELFAMLPLCTAVTALAVVLGFVSMLPAGFGVREVVLLELLAPRLNEISPGNGDTAALIAVIVLRLIWFIAEVLASAILYGIKPAPPR; from the coding sequence ATGCCCGCTTCAATACGCCGCAATTTGGTTTGGCTCGCCAAGCTCGCGATTCTGGCGATTGTCGTCTGGGGCGGGCATCGCACGATTGCAAAGGCGCTGGCCGACTTGCGCCACAACGGCTGGCAGCTTCAGCAACTCCAAATCGGCTGGGCCATCCTGAGTGGCGCGCTGTATTTGTTGAGCCAGCTTCCGTGTGGCTGGTTTTGGCGCGGCGTGCTTCAGGGTCTCGGACCGCGCGTTGCCGCATTCGCCGCGCTGCGCGCGTACTTCATCGGTCATCTCGGCAAATATGTGCCAGGCAAGGCGATGGTCGTCGTCCTGAGGTCTGGCTTGATCCGCGGCCTCAGCGTCAAGCCAGTGATGGCTGTGGTTGCCGTGTTTTATGAGACGTTCACTACGATGGCCTGCGGCGCCGTGCTGGCCGCGATGCTTTTAGTGGTGATGCGGCACGAATCGACCGGTCTGATTTTTGCTTCGCTGGGGCTGGCCGCGATCGTCGGATTGCCAACCTTGCCGCCGGCGTTCAGTCGATTGCTGCGGCTGACACGGATTGCGCGCACGGAGCCTGATTTGACAGCCGAGCCGATTCGCTTGTCGGCGAAGTTGCTGTTGCGCGGCTGGGCAACGATTGGCGTCGGATGGTTTTTCGGTGGTGCAAGTTTGTGGGCCGCACTGCGAGCAATTGGCGTTGCAAACGCCGAACTGTTCGCCATGCTGCCGCTATGCACGGCGGTTACCGCGCTCGCTGTCGTCTTGGGATTTGTATCGATGCTCCCGGCGGGCTTTGGCGTCCGCGAGGTAGTTTTATTGGAACTCTTGGCCCCACGATTGAATGAGATTTCGCCTGGCAACGGCGACACTGCGGCCCTCATCGCGGTGATCGTGCTACGACTTATATGGTTTATAGCGGAAGTGCTCGCCTCGGCCATTCTGTATGGAATAAAGCCTGCCCCACCCAGATGA
- a CDS encoding glycosyltransferase family 2 protein: MLSIVIPVRDEAESLTALYGELCEVATANGYAAEFVFINDGSTDHSWEVIKRLAADDNRVRAIRFRRNFGKAAALNAGFRAARGELVMTLDADLQDDPHEIPRFLAKMEEGCDVVSGWKRVRHDPWHKVGPSRVFNWLVSWLTGVDLHDHNCGMKSYRREIFDEVRLYGELHRFVPVLAHARGYRVGELEINHRPRKFGRSKYGVTRIVKGFLDLFTVKFLTGFGQRPQHFLGTLGLIFFFLGLIGMTYLAVYWLLGQLHPGQYEPLHNRPLLLYSVASLLLGGQLMSIGFLAELITAYHGRDSDTYSIAERINLPKHPPNNQCTPHPPP, translated from the coding sequence ATGCTCTCGATCGTCATTCCCGTCCGCGATGAAGCCGAAAGCCTGACGGCGCTATATGGCGAGTTGTGCGAAGTGGCGACGGCCAATGGCTATGCGGCTGAATTCGTCTTCATCAATGACGGCTCGACCGACCATTCGTGGGAGGTCATCAAGCGGTTAGCGGCGGACGACAACCGAGTTCGCGCCATCCGCTTTCGTCGCAACTTTGGCAAAGCCGCGGCGCTCAATGCCGGCTTTCGAGCCGCTCGCGGCGAGCTGGTGATGACGCTCGACGCCGACCTGCAGGACGATCCCCACGAAATCCCTCGATTTCTGGCAAAAATGGAGGAGGGTTGCGACGTCGTGAGCGGCTGGAAACGAGTGCGCCACGACCCGTGGCACAAAGTCGGCCCTTCGCGTGTTTTCAATTGGCTCGTAAGCTGGCTCACGGGCGTCGATCTGCACGATCATAATTGTGGCATGAAAAGCTACCGCCGCGAGATTTTTGACGAAGTGCGGCTGTATGGCGAATTGCACCGCTTTGTGCCGGTGCTGGCTCACGCGCGAGGCTATCGCGTCGGCGAGTTGGAAATCAATCATCGCCCCCGCAAATTTGGCCGATCGAAATACGGGGTCACGCGCATCGTGAAGGGATTTCTCGATCTGTTCACCGTAAAGTTCTTGACCGGCTTCGGACAGCGGCCACAACATTTTTTGGGAACGCTTGGTTTGATTTTTTTCTTTCTAGGCTTGATCGGAATGACCTATTTGGCAGTCTATTGGCTGCTTGGGCAATTGCATCCAGGCCAGTATGAGCCGCTGCATAACCGGCCGCTACTGCTGTACAGCGTGGCCTCGTTGCTGCTAGGCGGCCAATTGATGTCGATCGGATTTCTCGCAGAGCTGATCACCGCCTACCATGGCCGCGATTCAGATACTTACTCCATCGCCGAACGAATTAATTTGCCAAAACACCCGCCAAACAATCAATGCACTCCTCACCCTCCGCCGTGA
- a CDS encoding pentapeptide repeat-containing protein yields the protein MIQIKHKATGAVMMQLDADSLHGVKLTGIKFSGACLRGFCFRELDLRNSDLRETDLRECDFSGANLNGIILDGANAARAIFSGADLTDASLVSVDFSDARMARVNMRYAKLTGANLAGADLTRADVSMADLRANLNRTNLFHADLRGADLSGANLTGANLEEADLTNANMTCAIMARAKVRDTIDSAGRHKQVVAAGSVRTVARPSRPWWQFWS from the coding sequence ATGATCCAGATCAAACATAAGGCGACCGGCGCCGTCATGATGCAGCTCGACGCCGATTCGCTCCATGGCGTGAAATTGACTGGCATTAAATTCTCTGGTGCCTGTCTACGGGGATTTTGTTTTCGCGAATTGGACTTGCGGAATTCTGATTTGCGCGAGACTGACTTGCGCGAATGCGACTTTTCGGGTGCGAACCTGAATGGCATCATCCTCGACGGCGCGAATGCCGCCCGCGCGATTTTCTCGGGCGCCGATTTGACCGATGCTTCGCTGGTCAGCGTTGATTTTTCCGACGCGCGAATGGCGCGCGTCAACATGCGATATGCCAAGCTCACGGGGGCCAATCTGGCTGGGGCCGATCTCACGCGCGCCGATGTCAGCATGGCCGATCTGCGCGCCAATTTGAACCGTACCAACCTGTTTCATGCCGATTTGCGCGGCGCCGATTTAAGCGGCGCGAATCTGACGGGCGCGAATCTCGAAGAGGCCGATCTTACCAATGCCAACATGACTTGCGCCATCATGGCACGCGCCAAAGTGCGGGACACGATTGACAGCGCCGGCCGGCATAAACAGGTCGTCGCGGCCGGCTCGGTACGCACCGTCGCCAGACCTAGCCGACCCTGGTGGCAATTCTGGAGCTAG
- a CDS encoding rhodanese, with amino-acid sequence MMDAPLEIDVRTVKSKLDACEDFFFVDCREPDEHATASIAQAKLIPMSQITERIGELEMYRDQPIVIHCHHGGRSLRVARWLRENGFAKAQSMAGGIDLWSQEIDALVPRY; translated from the coding sequence CTGATGGACGCACCGCTTGAAATCGACGTTCGTACGGTGAAATCAAAGCTCGATGCTTGCGAAGACTTCTTCTTCGTCGATTGTCGTGAACCCGACGAACATGCCACGGCGAGCATTGCCCAGGCAAAGCTGATTCCGATGAGCCAAATCACTGAACGGATCGGCGAATTGGAGATGTACCGCGATCAGCCGATCGTCATCCATTGCCACCACGGCGGCCGGAGCCTGCGCGTGGCTCGCTGGTTACGCGAAAACGGCTTTGCGAAGGCCCAAAGCATGGCGGGAGGGATTGACCTGTGGTCGCAGGAAATCGATGCGCTGGTGCCACGGTACTAA
- a CDS encoding lipoate--protein ligase family protein, with protein MQFLDLTLETAAENVALDEALLEWAEQAALPTEVLRFWEPYSLIVVVGCSSRAADEVKLDECRRRDVPVLRRPSGGAAIVTGAGCLMYSIVLSYEKRPELRSIGRAHQFVLDTIGTALQTRIGDTNICRAGTSDLAIANRKFSGNSIRCKRTHLLYHGTLLYDFPLKQVESLLQMPSRQPDYRAGRGHHDFLMNLPLSVAALRQEIKEAFNAQATPIDWPREQTAQLVAEKYCCDSWNLRL; from the coding sequence ATGCAGTTTCTCGATCTGACCCTCGAAACGGCCGCCGAGAACGTCGCACTCGACGAAGCGCTGCTCGAGTGGGCGGAGCAAGCTGCTCTGCCGACCGAGGTATTGCGATTTTGGGAGCCGTACAGCCTCATCGTCGTCGTAGGCTGTTCATCTCGGGCGGCTGATGAAGTGAAGCTGGATGAGTGTCGGCGGCGCGATGTGCCCGTGCTGCGACGCCCCAGCGGCGGGGCAGCCATCGTCACCGGTGCTGGCTGTTTGATGTACTCCATCGTCTTAAGCTACGAAAAGCGTCCGGAATTACGATCCATCGGCCGTGCTCATCAGTTTGTGCTCGACACCATTGGCACCGCGTTGCAAACGCGCATTGGCGACACGAACATTTGCCGCGCCGGTACGAGCGATTTGGCCATCGCCAACCGCAAATTCTCTGGAAACAGCATCCGCTGCAAACGAACACATCTGCTCTACCACGGCACTTTGCTCTACGATTTCCCGTTGAAGCAGGTCGAATCGTTGCTCCAGATGCCGTCGCGACAGCCGGACTATCGAGCCGGCCGCGGACATCACGATTTTCTGATGAATTTGCCGCTGTCGGTCGCAGCGCTGCGACAAGAAATCAAGGAAGCGTTTAACGCACAGGCCACTCCGATCGATTGGCCGCGCGAACAAACCGCCCAATTGGTGGCGGAAAAATATTGCTGCGATTCGTGGAATCTACGGCTGTGA
- a CDS encoding HEAT repeat domain-containing protein — translation MSETTPLPSSLLPDDALPPVEPPSAGFLVQLFVIPGVIVAIIVAVWLLFHWLANMGNDPEQYIKKLRGNSDMRWQAASNLAGSLHGEAGDQIKANPKQAAELAAILDEEITAGRMDEKPVNMRIFLCRALGEFRVPEALPILIKAASTQRDEKEIDVRRAAVQGLAVIASNLADPSLSKKYPTLVPTIVDASRSDNDQLRTEAAFALGQLDDAAAAERLKAMLDDPHVDARFNAAGFLARRGDGVVLPVLLEMLDPDQALATRDEKKEAQNGKRILVNINGLRNLVELKRANPSLDITDAMKAVEVLTHSELPEVRDHALDAQRKLKASTAKSPST, via the coding sequence ATGTCCGAAACCACACCTCTGCCAAGTTCGCTTTTGCCCGACGACGCCTTGCCGCCGGTGGAACCGCCAAGCGCTGGTTTTCTGGTGCAGTTATTTGTCATTCCTGGCGTGATCGTGGCCATTATCGTCGCCGTGTGGCTGTTGTTCCACTGGCTGGCAAACATGGGGAACGATCCCGAACAGTATATTAAAAAACTGCGCGGCAACTCCGATATGCGCTGGCAAGCGGCGTCGAATTTGGCCGGCAGTTTACACGGCGAGGCCGGCGATCAGATCAAGGCCAATCCGAAGCAGGCCGCGGAACTTGCGGCCATACTCGATGAAGAAATCACGGCTGGGAGGATGGACGAGAAGCCCGTGAATATGCGGATTTTTCTGTGCCGCGCGCTAGGTGAGTTTCGGGTACCGGAAGCGCTGCCGATTTTGATCAAAGCGGCGTCGACGCAGCGCGATGAAAAGGAAATCGACGTTCGCCGCGCCGCCGTGCAAGGCTTGGCGGTAATCGCATCGAACTTAGCCGATCCTTCGCTGTCGAAGAAATATCCAACCTTGGTTCCCACGATCGTTGATGCCTCCAGATCGGACAACGACCAACTGCGTACCGAAGCGGCCTTTGCGCTCGGTCAATTGGACGATGCTGCGGCAGCGGAGCGATTGAAAGCAATGCTCGACGATCCGCACGTGGATGCGCGATTCAACGCGGCTGGATTCTTAGCCCGTCGCGGAGATGGCGTCGTGCTACCGGTGCTTCTTGAAATGCTCGATCCCGATCAGGCATTGGCGACGCGCGACGAAAAAAAAGAAGCCCAGAACGGGAAGCGAATTTTGGTCAACATCAACGGCTTACGAAATCTCGTTGAACTGAAGCGAGCCAACCCAAGCCTCGACATCACCGACGCGATGAAAGCCGTCGAAGTATTGACGCATTCCGAATTGCCCGAAGTGCGCGATCATGCGCTGGATGCGCAGCGGAAGCTAAAGGCGTCAACGGCGAAGTCACCGAGTACATAA
- a CDS encoding D-2-hydroxyacid dehydrogenase — MRIVLCYPVETQHLAQIRAAMPAAEVHDAGQEYVATELFHCDIFCGHPKVPVDWEGIVKAGRLQWIQSSAAGLDHFLLPCVVDSPIVVTSASGVLADQVAEHTVAMLTGLLRSLPVFFRAQQKKEYIRRPTRDLHHSTVGIIGLGGVGRRVAEILSVFKTRILATDVFPIDKPPYVAELLPAIQLDEMLEQIDVLILSAPLTDQTRWMIDASVLRKLKPGAVLANMARGKLVVEADLVDALESGHLFGAILDVAAEEPLPPTSKLWDLPNVIITPHVAGQSRWRIDNMTDFFCDNLRRYQSGQPLRNLVDKRLGFPIRQAAGGRQ; from the coding sequence ATGCGCATCGTCCTCTGCTACCCCGTCGAGACTCAGCACCTCGCCCAAATCCGGGCCGCCATGCCTGCGGCGGAAGTTCACGACGCCGGACAGGAGTATGTCGCGACGGAACTTTTTCACTGCGATATTTTCTGCGGCCACCCAAAAGTTCCCGTCGATTGGGAGGGGATTGTCAAGGCGGGACGGCTCCAATGGATCCAGTCGTCCGCCGCGGGCCTCGATCATTTCCTGTTGCCGTGCGTCGTCGATTCGCCGATCGTCGTCACGAGCGCCTCGGGAGTGCTGGCGGACCAGGTCGCGGAACATACGGTCGCGATGCTAACCGGACTGCTGCGCAGCCTGCCGGTGTTTTTTCGAGCACAGCAGAAAAAAGAATACATCCGCCGTCCGACGCGAGACTTGCATCACAGCACGGTCGGCATCATCGGCCTCGGGGGTGTAGGCCGACGTGTCGCCGAAATTCTCTCGGTCTTCAAAACTCGAATTCTCGCAACCGACGTCTTTCCCATCGACAAGCCACCCTATGTCGCGGAACTGCTTCCAGCGATTCAGCTCGATGAAATGTTGGAGCAGATCGACGTTCTCATTCTGTCCGCGCCGCTCACCGACCAGACTCGGTGGATGATCGACGCGAGTGTTTTGCGAAAACTCAAACCCGGTGCCGTGCTCGCCAACATGGCTCGCGGCAAGTTGGTCGTCGAAGCGGACCTCGTTGACGCCCTCGAATCGGGCCATCTCTTCGGCGCGATTCTCGATGTGGCCGCCGAAGAACCGCTGCCGCCAACCAGCAAGCTCTGGGATCTGCCGAACGTGATTATCACGCCGCACGTCGCCGGCCAAAGCCGATGGCGGATCGACAACATGACCGACTTTTTTTGCGACAATTTGCGGCGGTATCAATCGGGTCAGCCGCTCAGGAATTTAGTTGATAAGCGGCTAGGGTTTCCGATCCGGCAGGCGGCAGGCGGCAGGCAGTAA
- a CDS encoding DoxX family protein: MSQKVRLREVGRHLGRGEEILNSRPYTIGFLTVLAMVALRIVVGWHFFQEGLNHQRDPKWSSEGFLRAAKGPLAEFYHAKAPGPHGYYRTLLTPMNVAEADDALDRLQTEERKAAAAENADKASDDKSSRAVAKAAQSPIYGKWFEAILHDLGSRRDQIANHFGFSDEQKRQLDLLLSNYDKKLIVLLEGDRSHRGFADDIKRYRHELWRNQQMQQASGADQIPNMQTRNAKRAGSPAGELPPEQIESTPADWLGEVHALGEAFDMEALALRTDEQIKLDALPAPMTELKRMDTAVIWLLLIGGGCLVAGLFTRLSAIALALFLASVVLSQPFWAADAVKTTYFEWVELVALLVLATSRVGRWAGLDFFIHHVVLRPFRSA; encoded by the coding sequence TTGTCGCAAAAAGTTCGATTGAGGGAAGTTGGACGGCATCTTGGCCGGGGAGAGGAAATCCTGAATTCGCGACCGTATACGATCGGTTTCTTGACCGTGCTGGCGATGGTGGCGCTGCGCATTGTCGTTGGCTGGCACTTTTTCCAAGAAGGCCTCAACCACCAGCGCGATCCGAAGTGGTCTAGCGAGGGGTTTTTGCGTGCGGCCAAAGGGCCGCTTGCGGAGTTTTATCACGCCAAGGCCCCAGGGCCACACGGCTACTATCGGACGCTGCTGACGCCGATGAACGTCGCCGAGGCAGACGATGCGCTGGACCGGCTCCAGACCGAGGAGCGAAAAGCGGCTGCAGCGGAAAATGCTGACAAGGCAAGCGACGACAAGAGTAGCCGCGCCGTCGCAAAGGCTGCCCAGTCGCCGATTTATGGCAAGTGGTTCGAGGCGATTTTACATGATTTGGGATCCCGGCGCGATCAAATTGCGAACCACTTCGGTTTTTCTGACGAACAGAAGAGGCAACTCGATCTGTTGCTAAGCAATTACGACAAGAAGCTGATCGTCCTCCTGGAAGGGGATAGGTCGCACCGCGGCTTTGCCGACGACATCAAGCGCTATCGGCACGAATTGTGGCGTAATCAGCAAATGCAACAGGCATCAGGGGCCGATCAGATTCCCAACATGCAAACACGCAATGCGAAGCGTGCGGGTAGCCCGGCGGGAGAACTGCCGCCTGAGCAAATTGAATCGACGCCTGCTGATTGGTTGGGCGAAGTCCATGCGCTCGGCGAAGCATTCGACATGGAAGCGCTTGCCCTGCGGACGGATGAACAAATCAAGCTCGATGCATTGCCTGCGCCAATGACGGAATTGAAGCGAATGGACACAGCGGTGATCTGGTTGCTGTTGATCGGTGGTGGATGTTTGGTCGCAGGATTGTTTACGCGTCTGTCGGCAATTGCGTTGGCGCTGTTTTTAGCTTCGGTCGTGCTATCGCAGCCGTTTTGGGCGGCCGACGCCGTGAAAACAACCTACTTCGAGTGGGTCGAACTGGTTGCCTTGCTCGTGCTGGCCACATCGCGCGTGGGCCGTTGGGCAGGTTTGGACTTTTTTATTCACCATGTTGTGTTGCGGCCATTTCGTTCGGCATGA
- a CDS encoding Gfo/Idh/MocA family oxidoreductase, with amino-acid sequence MNNLSPEEKQIGKENFQAAIGSELTRREFLLGTGAAIAVSGAGLGGMYFKYTKVDKPVRIGFIGTGDEGGVLIGALNPSFVEVAAIADIRPYNVHRAFHGDWSSDNAMKVRTGLMAKYGWKSEDEARKKVPVYGSYEDLIKDQDKLGIEAVIIALPLHLHAPAAILAMNSGLHVLTEKLMGHSVAECKDMGRVAKKTGKLLATGHQRHYSILYDNAVDCIRQGLIGDIHHIRAQWHRKADTWSPPLPSDKKLADQLKRAEADLKKVAKAAEIVKLQHKIAQLKAQMADISETAAKNFGYQSKQTAWGYEYSPLEELIRWRLWQRTGGGLMAELGSHQLDASGIFISAMGEPGKKALPLSVTAVGGRHLLDNQRECEDHVYCMFEFPRPGYFKEGSKTEVADATKKVVVTYSSINGNGYGDYGEVVMGDEGTLVLLKEQDVMLYKDAETKTSVGVVAGKDGKPVLDTTESGSAVAVGKMAVESGPVSRGYTEEIEHWAWCIRNPSEENQPKCKPSVALGDAVIALTSNVALSDPEKRARIDFKPEWFDIASDETPDGSKPTIEMS; translated from the coding sequence ATGAACAACCTATCCCCTGAAGAAAAGCAGATCGGCAAAGAAAACTTTCAAGCAGCCATTGGCAGCGAGTTGACGCGGCGCGAATTTTTGCTGGGCACTGGCGCAGCGATTGCCGTGTCTGGCGCCGGTCTGGGCGGTATGTACTTCAAGTACACCAAGGTCGACAAGCCGGTGCGGATCGGCTTTATTGGGACGGGGGATGAAGGAGGGGTGCTGATTGGCGCGCTGAACCCGTCGTTTGTCGAGGTGGCCGCGATTGCCGATATTCGACCCTATAATGTGCATCGTGCATTCCACGGCGATTGGTCGAGCGATAATGCCATGAAGGTTCGCACCGGATTGATGGCCAAGTATGGATGGAAGTCGGAGGATGAAGCTCGGAAGAAGGTGCCAGTTTACGGAAGTTACGAAGATCTGATTAAGGATCAGGACAAACTGGGAATTGAAGCAGTGATTATCGCGCTGCCGCTGCACTTACATGCTCCGGCAGCGATCTTGGCGATGAACAGCGGCCTGCATGTGCTGACCGAAAAATTGATGGGGCACAGCGTCGCCGAATGTAAAGACATGGGCCGCGTCGCCAAAAAAACAGGCAAGCTGCTGGCCACCGGCCATCAGCGCCACTACAGCATTCTGTACGACAACGCCGTCGATTGCATTCGACAAGGATTGATTGGCGACATTCATCACATCCGCGCGCAGTGGCACAGGAAAGCCGATACGTGGTCGCCGCCGTTGCCGAGCGACAAAAAGCTCGCCGATCAACTGAAGCGCGCGGAAGCCGATTTGAAGAAGGTTGCTAAAGCTGCGGAGATCGTCAAGCTTCAGCACAAAATCGCGCAATTGAAAGCCCAAATGGCCGATATCAGCGAAACCGCAGCAAAGAACTTCGGCTACCAATCGAAGCAGACTGCATGGGGTTATGAATATAGCCCGCTTGAAGAGCTAATTCGTTGGCGTTTATGGCAACGCACCGGCGGGGGCCTGATGGCGGAGTTGGGCAGTCATCAGCTCGACGCATCCGGCATTTTCATCAGTGCCATGGGCGAACCTGGCAAGAAAGCGCTGCCGTTGTCGGTAACGGCGGTGGGCGGCCGACACCTGCTCGACAATCAGCGCGAATGCGAAGACCATGTTTATTGCATGTTCGAATTTCCGCGCCCAGGCTATTTCAAAGAAGGCAGCAAGACCGAAGTGGCCGATGCGACCAAAAAGGTAGTTGTCACTTATTCCTCCATCAACGGCAACGGTTACGGCGATTACGGCGAAGTCGTCATGGGAGACGAGGGCACGCTCGTGCTACTGAAAGAGCAAGATGTGATGCTCTATAAAGACGCCGAAACAAAAACCAGCGTCGGCGTCGTGGCGGGAAAAGATGGCAAGCCGGTTCTCGACACGACCGAAAGCGGCAGTGCCGTGGCCGTCGGCAAGATGGCGGTCGAAAGCGGTCCCGTCAGTCGAGGGTACACCGAGGAGATCGAGCATTGGGCGTGGTGCATTCGCAACCCATCGGAGGAGAATCAACCGAAGTGCAAGCCCTCGGTTGCCTTGGGCGACGCCGTCATTGCGCTCACCTCGAATGTTGCCTTGAGTGATCCGGAGAAGCGCGCACGAATCGATTTCAAACCCGAATGGTTTGACATCGCCAGCGACGAAACACCGGACGGCTCCAAGCCGACCATCGAGATGAGCTAA
- a CDS encoding sugar phosphate isomerase/epimerase, with protein sequence METWPIGVFTSIDAGLGVKLEVANALKIPTIQLHAPHQSTRTPQNAQKFLERLSDLNIALTCVFGGFEGESYADIPTVERSVGLVPPATRAARLVEMKEIADFARRLGCSVVALHLGFVPHDASDPRFKEVIHLTRDLCDHCRGNSQSVHLETGQEPADALLRFLNAVDRNNLFINFDPANMILYGCGEPIAALKLLGQYVRSVHCKDAKWAANPGQEWGREVPLGEGDVGMENYLRTLKEIGYAGPLTIEREIPQEPERQQAEIGRAVKLLTELKTRILG encoded by the coding sequence ATGGAAACTTGGCCGATCGGCGTGTTTACCAGCATCGATGCCGGCCTTGGTGTCAAGCTGGAAGTTGCCAACGCGTTGAAAATTCCGACGATTCAGTTGCACGCGCCGCATCAGAGCACTCGCACGCCGCAAAATGCGCAGAAGTTCTTGGAGCGGCTCAGCGATTTGAATATCGCGCTCACGTGCGTATTCGGCGGTTTCGAGGGGGAGAGTTATGCCGATATCCCCACGGTCGAACGTAGCGTCGGTTTGGTTCCACCAGCAACTCGTGCGGCGCGACTGGTGGAGATGAAAGAGATCGCCGACTTCGCGCGACGCCTTGGGTGCAGCGTCGTCGCGCTCCATTTGGGATTTGTGCCGCACGATGCGAGCGACCCGCGGTTCAAAGAGGTCATTCACCTCACGCGCGATCTGTGCGACCACTGCCGCGGCAATTCGCAATCGGTGCATTTAGAAACAGGTCAAGAACCGGCCGATGCGCTGCTGCGATTTCTGAATGCCGTCGATCGCAACAATTTATTCATCAATTTTGATCCCGCCAATATGATCCTTTACGGGTGTGGCGAGCCAATCGCGGCACTCAAACTGCTGGGACAGTACGTCCGGAGCGTTCACTGCAAAGACGCCAAGTGGGCCGCCAACCCTGGTCAAGAATGGGGCCGCGAAGTTCCGCTGGGCGAGGGAGATGTCGGCATGGAGAACTATCTGAGAACGCTCAAAGAAATCGGCTACGCGGGGCCGCTGACCATCGAACGTGAGATTCCCCAAGAGCCGGAGCGGCAACAGGCGGAAATCGGGCGTGCCGTGAAGCTGCTTACGGAGCTGAAAACGAGAATCCTCGGCTAG